In one Oreochromis aureus strain Israel breed Guangdong linkage group 2, ZZ_aureus, whole genome shotgun sequence genomic region, the following are encoded:
- the prps1b gene encoding ribose-phosphate pyrophosphokinase 1 isoform X2 has product MPNIKIFSGSSHPDLSQKIADRLGLELGKVVTKKFSNQETCVEIGESVRGEDVYIVQSGCGEINDNLMELLIMINACKIASASRVTAVIPCFPYARQDKKDKSRAPISAKLVANMLSVSGADHIITMDLHASQIQGFFDIPVDNLYAEPAVLKWIKENIPEWKNCIIVSPDAGGAKRVTSIADRLNVDFALIHKERKKANEVDRMVLVGDVTDRVAILVDDMADTCGTICHAADKLISAGATKVYAILTHGIFSGPAISRINNACFEAVVVTNTIPQEEKMKHCSKIQVIDISMILAEAIRRTHNGESVSYLFSHVPL; this is encoded by the exons ATGCCGAATATCAAAATATTTAGCGGTAGCTCACACCCGGACCTGTCTCAGAAAATAGCAGACCGCCTGGGTCTCGAGCTGGGAAAGGTTGTAACAAAGAAATTTAGCAACCAGGAAACATG CGTGGAGATAGGGGAGAGCGTGCGTGGGGAGGATGTCTACATCGTGCAGAGTGGTTGTGGAGAGATCAATGACAATTTGATGGAGCTGCTGATCATGATAAACGCCTGCAAGATTGCCTCCGCCTCCAGGGTCACCGCTGTCATCCCCTGCTTTCCGTACGCCCGGCAGGACAAGAAGGACAAG AGCCGTGCCCCTATCTCTGCCAAGCTGGTGGCCAACATGTTGTCGGTATCAGGCGCTGACCATATAATCACAATGGACTTGCATGCTTCACAGATCCAG GGATTCTTTGATATACCCGTTGATAACTTGTATGCAGAGCCAGCTGTTCTGAAATGGATTAAAGAGAACATCCCTGAGTGGAAAAACTGCATCATTGTCTCACCTGATGCAGGAGGAGCCAAGAG GGTCACATCAATAGCAGACAGGTTGAACGTGGACTTTGCTCTTATTCACAAGGAGAGGAAAAAGGCGAACGAGGTGGACCGCATGGTTCTCGTCGGAGACGTAACCGATCGGGTCGCCATTCTTGTGGATGATATGGCTGACACATGTGGCACAATCTGCCATGCTGCTGACAA aCTCATTTCTGCTGGAGCCACTAAGGTGTATGCCATCTTAACTCATGGCATCTTTTCTGGCCCAGCGATCTCCCGCATCAACAATGCTTGTTTTGAAGCTGTGGTTGTCACCAATACGATCCCTCAAGAGGAGAAGATGAAGCATTGTTCCAAAATACAG gTTATTGACATCTCCATGATCCTTGCTGAGGCCATTCGCAGAACTCACAACGGCGAGTCCGTGTCGTACCTGTTTAGCCACGTTCCCTTGTAA
- the prps1b gene encoding ribose-phosphate pyrophosphokinase 1 isoform X1 codes for MPNIKIFSGSSHPDLSQKIADRLGLELGKVVTKKFSNQETCVEIGESVRGEDVYIVQSGCGEINDNLMELLIMINACKIASASRVTAVIPCFPYARQDKKDKVGSRAPISAKLVANMLSVSGADHIITMDLHASQIQGFFDIPVDNLYAEPAVLKWIKENIPEWKNCIIVSPDAGGAKRVTSIADRLNVDFALIHKERKKANEVDRMVLVGDVTDRVAILVDDMADTCGTICHAADKLISAGATKVYAILTHGIFSGPAISRINNACFEAVVVTNTIPQEEKMKHCSKIQVIDISMILAEAIRRTHNGESVSYLFSHVPL; via the exons ATGCCGAATATCAAAATATTTAGCGGTAGCTCACACCCGGACCTGTCTCAGAAAATAGCAGACCGCCTGGGTCTCGAGCTGGGAAAGGTTGTAACAAAGAAATTTAGCAACCAGGAAACATG CGTGGAGATAGGGGAGAGCGTGCGTGGGGAGGATGTCTACATCGTGCAGAGTGGTTGTGGAGAGATCAATGACAATTTGATGGAGCTGCTGATCATGATAAACGCCTGCAAGATTGCCTCCGCCTCCAGGGTCACCGCTGTCATCCCCTGCTTTCCGTACGCCCGGCAGGACAAGAAGGACAAGGTGGGG AGCCGTGCCCCTATCTCTGCCAAGCTGGTGGCCAACATGTTGTCGGTATCAGGCGCTGACCATATAATCACAATGGACTTGCATGCTTCACAGATCCAG GGATTCTTTGATATACCCGTTGATAACTTGTATGCAGAGCCAGCTGTTCTGAAATGGATTAAAGAGAACATCCCTGAGTGGAAAAACTGCATCATTGTCTCACCTGATGCAGGAGGAGCCAAGAG GGTCACATCAATAGCAGACAGGTTGAACGTGGACTTTGCTCTTATTCACAAGGAGAGGAAAAAGGCGAACGAGGTGGACCGCATGGTTCTCGTCGGAGACGTAACCGATCGGGTCGCCATTCTTGTGGATGATATGGCTGACACATGTGGCACAATCTGCCATGCTGCTGACAA aCTCATTTCTGCTGGAGCCACTAAGGTGTATGCCATCTTAACTCATGGCATCTTTTCTGGCCCAGCGATCTCCCGCATCAACAATGCTTGTTTTGAAGCTGTGGTTGTCACCAATACGATCCCTCAAGAGGAGAAGATGAAGCATTGTTCCAAAATACAG gTTATTGACATCTCCATGATCCTTGCTGAGGCCATTCGCAGAACTCACAACGGCGAGTCCGTGTCGTACCTGTTTAGCCACGTTCCCTTGTAA